The sequence TAAGTGCCTCCATCACCGCCGAATGCAATAAACTTGGTTTCGCCTTCCTGGTTTAACTTCCCTTTTTTCTTTAGGGCTGTATAAGCTGCTTCTGCGCCTGAAATAGTAGCTGCTGAATTTTCGAATGCACAGTGGATAAATGAATCTTTCCACGCAGTATAAGGATAAAGAAATGTAGAAACTTCCAGACATCCTGTTGCAGCACCGATTACTGCATGGTCTTCCGGCTTTAACGCTCTTAATATCTGCCTTACTACAATAGGCGCCCCGCAACCTGCGCACATTCTATGCCCACCGGTAAATCTTTCCGGTTTTTTTGCAATTTCCTTCAAGTTATATGCCATCTTACCTGCACCTCCTATTCTCTTACACCAATATAGTTGTAGACTGAATCTACTTTGCCTGAAATTGCTATGTTCAGGAGCTTGTTATAAATAAGTTCAATATCATCTGTCCTGACATCTCTTCCGCCCAATCCATAAATATAATTGATAACTTTAGGACCAAATACTTCTTTTGAAAACATTGCGCTGGTTATATCAGTAAATAATGGTCCTCCGGCAGCATTAAAACTATCTGCCTTATCCATTACGGCAACAGCCTTGAATTTGGCCAGGGCTTCAGCAATTTCATCAACAGGGAAGGGCCTGTAAACACGCGGTTTAATTAAACCAACCTTTTTACCTTCCTGCCTCATCTTATCAACAACAAATTTTGTAGTACCGGCAGTAGAATTTAGTACCACAATACATACTTCTGCATCATCAGTTTTATACTCTTCAAAAAGGCCGTATTTTCTTCCCGTTAGTCTGTAAAACTCTTCTGATACTTCGAGAATAACCTTTTTTGCATTTTTCATTGCTTCAGCCTGCTGTCTTTTATGCTCAAAATAGTGTGTAAAATGGTCCAAAGGTCCGACAGATATTGGATTTTCTTTATTTAAAAGAAAATATTGCGGCTTGTATTCACCTACAAAAGCTTTCACCTTTTCATCTTCCAAAAGCTCAATGTTTTCTATTGCATGAGAAGTGATGAATCCGTCCTGGCAAACCATCACTGGAAGAAGTACGTCATGATGTTCACCAATCCTATGAGCCATAAGCATATTATCGTATGCCTCCTGGCAATTTTCAGAATAAAGCTGAATCCAACCTGAATCCCTTGCTCCCATGGAATCACTGTGGTCATTGTGTATATTGATTGGTCCGGAAAGCGCCCTGTTTATACATGCCATAACTATAGGCAACCTTGAACCTGACGCAATATACAAAAGCTCCCACATCAGGGCAAGTCCGTTCGCCGAAGTAGCAGTCATAGCCCTTGCCCCTGCAGCCTGGGCGCCTATGCAGGCCGACATTGCGCTATGCTCTGATTCAACTGCAACAAACTCCGTATCTACCTCTCCATTGGCAACATAGGTTGAAAAATATTGCGGTACTTCAGTAGACGGTGTTATAGGAAATGCTGCCACTACATCCGGATTTATCTGTTTCATAGCAAAAGCGGTAGCTTCATTTCCGCTTAGTCTTTCTCTTATAGCCATGCTCCTTACCCCCTTCCTTATACTTCCTCAATAAAGTCTATGGCTTTAAAAGGACACACTTTAGCACAAATACCACAGCCTTTACAATGTTTATAATCAAAATCAGTCCTTTTTCCTTCGTTGTCTATTAATATTGATGTATCAGGACATACAGGATAACATAAAAGACATTGTTTGCATTTATCCTTTATCCAGATCGGCTTCATAGAACGCCAATCGCCGGTGTTAAAAAGCTCTGCATTTCCTGCATTTGCTATCATGCCTCCAATGGTAATATCCTTCCAGCTCACATCGGGAGAAATAACTTTTTCTAAATTTTCTACTCTGCATTTTACATCGCTGCAATCTTTGATACTCATAAACCTTTCACCTCCTGCATAGCCCTTTCAAGCGCCTTCATATTGCCTTCAATTACTTCCGATTTATTCGCAAACTTATGCTTGAATGAACCTACCATACTATCAAGAAATGTCTTCTCATCCATTACCTTACTTACTTTTACAACAGCCCCCAACATGGGAGTGTTTGGGAAATATCTGCCCAATGTTTCAATAGATATAGTCCTCGCATCAACAGTACAAATTTTTCCCTTATAGCCTTTTAGAAGAGGCCTTATTTCATCAGGAGATTTTGTAGTGTTAATTATTATTGCGCCATCTTCCTTCAAACCTGAAGTAACATCAACTGTTTCTAAAAGAGTCTCATCAATAACAACAACATAATCAGGTTCATAAATATTGCTGTGAATTGTAAGTTTGTCATCACTTATACGGTTATAAGCGGTAATTGGCGCACCCATTCTCTCAGGTCCATATTCCGGAAAACCCTGAATGTATTTTCCCGTATCAAATGCTGCATCAGCCAACAGCAATGATGCTGTTTTTGCGCCTTGTCCGCCGCGGCCATGCCATCTGATTTCAACAACTTTACCCATGGATTAACCCCCTTATACATAACTTTTGACATTGCAATAATACCCAAACTAAGTATACTTCTTTGTTAATTTATTGTCAAGATTTATTGCATAAAAGCCTTTTAAAATCAAGGCTTTCATTTAAATATTCTTGTTTATTGTATACATGAAATTATGAAAACAACCAGTTACATCTGCCAGTAAGATCAAAGATTTATAAAATCAAAGATTTAAAAAATTATTTTGAGAGTTATAAGAAGAATAAGACCTGGAAAACCTAAAAAGCCGATAAATAACGCCGATATAATATTCAAAGCTATTTGCACACCAAAAAATCTTCCTATAAGATTAAACAAAAAGATTATTGTACCCCCTATTACTACTTTGTATATAAGTTTTAATAATATTTTTAATGGAGCCATTAAAATCTCCCCAATTTTTTATTAATTACATGGCTTAACTATTTATTATTAATTATATAACCTTATACATAAAATTATTACAGTAAATTAAAATTTTATCCAAAACTAATAGAATTAGCAATGGATAATGGTGTATTGAACACACCGTTTAGAATAAGGGTAGCATAGCCAAACTTCTCAAGAATCCTGCGACTTTAGTCGGGGGAGGTTCAAATCCTATGCTCTATATTTGACCTTAAGCCCTCTTTCTTTCGCTTTTTTGAGGTAATATTCATACTTTATTTGGGCAGCCTTTAACATATATGTGTAATAATCAATAATTTCGTTTTCACATACATATTGAAAATTGGAATCGACATTTAACCACTCATTTTTAGCACTCCTAATATCTTCAATTAAAGTGTTATCGTCATCTGTTATGTAATTACGATTTACTGTGTTTTTTACAGTAGTATTTTTCTTTATGTTTAAAAATATTATTTCCTTTAATAGCCTGGTCAACCGGTTCTTAACCAGAACATTAAAAAAACCGACCTTTTTCCCGGTATTCAGGTCCATACAGAATTCTCCTTTTAAAATACTTATAATATATAATATATGTTTTTTACATTATAAGTATAAACAAAAATTTCCTGTATTATACAACTTGAAGATCACCCGTACCGTGTATTGGTCAAATAATCCAGTATAGCTTTTGAGGTTACATATCTAAATTTGCCCCAATCTCTCCATTTACCCTCTATATTGTTAAGAGATTCCACAATATCAGCTAATTCTTTTAAGTCTACTTCCCTGACTTCGCTGATTTCATCATCCAATGCCCCGGATAAAAGCATTCCTCCTACTTCCTTGAGTATAAATAAATAAGAATAAAAAATTACTTTCTCATTTATTTTTATTTTCTCATCCTTATATTGAAATTCAATCTTCAACCAACCTATATAATCAATTATTTCTACTTCAAGTCCAAGCTCTTCTTTTACTTCCCTAAATACGGCATTTTCAATATCCTCACCATATCCTATACCTCCTGAAGGAATCCTATAAATTCCCTTAGGATACTCTTCGCATGTAATAGTAATGATTTTTCCATTTGGCCGAATTATGCAGAATACCACCTCTCCCTTCCTGTCATTTTCTACAAGATGTTTCATCCTATAAAAAAAATCACTATTGATAAACTCTATCCTTTCTTCTCTAGTATAAATTTCTTTCGCGTTTGTTTCTTTCATACAATAAATCTTCCTTTCAAGTATTAGTTAAGCTTATTTTAGCAATAAGGATTTACCGGAGCAAGTACATTATTAATATTCTAAATTTATTCTCAATTTTAAAAAATTTAATATTAAAAGCATTGCAGGAACAAAAAAAGTTTGATATCGTCATTATAATCGAGTATATATTTAAATAAATATTTATGGAAGACAACAAATAATTTAACTGAGACTGAATAAAACCAGGGGTGTTAATACAAAAAATGGATACTATATTAACTAAAAAAAATGAAAAAACAAAGAGTATAGTTTTTGTAGCACTAATTATTTTAATATTTATATTTATTATAATAATACTTCAACTACTTTATACAATATTAAAGAATGACAAAGTATATAAGGGGGTATATGTAGACGGTATAAATGCAGGAGGGCTTACATATAATGAACTTAATGAAATCCTGAAAAATAAATATAATTACGAATTGGATAATGTAAAAGTTACATTAACTACTGAAAAGTATAAAGAAAAATATAGTTTAAGGGATTTAAACATATCCTTTGATGTGGAAGCTACCATAGATAAAGCATTTTCTATAGGAAGAGAAGGAAATATCTTTGAAAGGTTGAGTGAAATTTTTTATGTCAATTTTAATGATGTAAATATTTCCCCGGTAATAATATTTGACAATGAAACAATAGGTAATATTGTGGAATCTTTTTACGAAAAGAATTTCGTACCACTTAAAAATCCCGTAATAACATTTGATGAAAACAGTGTAATAATAAACTCAGGGCACCATGGAGAAAGTATTGATAAAGACCAGCTCTTTAGTGAAATAAAAAAGTCCATTGAGAGCCGGAAGATTACTAAAATAGAAGTACCAATAATTGTTACCGAGCGGGAAAAAATTAATCTTGAGGATTATTACAACACCATATGTACAGATCCTGTTAATGCTTCAGTCCGGATAGAAAACAATGTATTGGAAACTATACCCCATAAAAATGGCCGGAGAATTGATAAGACATTACTTGAAGGTGCAGTAAAAGAGTTAAATACCAATGAAAATTTAACCAAAAGTATACCTGTAACTCTAATAGAACCTGAAATAACAACCGAAAAACTTCAT comes from Bacillota bacterium and encodes:
- the porA gene encoding pyruvate ferredoxin oxidoreductase, whose protein sequence is MAIRERLSGNEATAFAMKQINPDVVAAFPITPSTEVPQYFSTYVANGEVDTEFVAVESEHSAMSACIGAQAAGARAMTATSANGLALMWELLYIASGSRLPIVMACINRALSGPINIHNDHSDSMGARDSGWIQLYSENCQEAYDNMLMAHRIGEHHDVLLPVMVCQDGFITSHAIENIELLEDEKVKAFVGEYKPQYFLLNKENPISVGPLDHFTHYFEHKRQQAEAMKNAKKVILEVSEEFYRLTGRKYGLFEEYKTDDAEVCIVVLNSTAGTTKFVVDKMRQEGKKVGLIKPRVYRPFPVDEIAEALAKFKAVAVMDKADSFNAAGGPLFTDITSAMFSKEVFGPKVINYIYGLGGRDVRTDDIELIYNKLLNIAISGKVDSVYNYIGVRE
- a CDS encoding 4Fe-4S binding protein, encoding MSIKDCSDVKCRVENLEKVISPDVSWKDITIGGMIANAGNAELFNTGDWRSMKPIWIKDKCKQCLLCYPVCPDTSILIDNEGKRTDFDYKHCKGCGICAKVCPFKAIDFIEEV
- a CDS encoding 2-oxoacid:acceptor oxidoreductase family protein gives rise to the protein MGKVVEIRWHGRGGQGAKTASLLLADAAFDTGKYIQGFPEYGPERMGAPITAYNRISDDKLTIHSNIYEPDYVVVIDETLLETVDVTSGLKEDGAIIINTTKSPDEIRPLLKGYKGKICTVDARTISIETLGRYFPNTPMLGAVVKVSKVMDEKTFLDSMVGSFKHKFANKSEVIEGNMKALERAMQEVKGL
- a CDS encoding pro-sigmaK processing inhibitor BofA family protein, with the protein product MAPLKILLKLIYKVVIGGTIIFLFNLIGRFFGVQIALNIISALFIGFLGFPGLILLITLKIIF
- a CDS encoding YaaL family protein, with translation MDLNTGKKVGFFNVLVKNRLTRLLKEIIFLNIKKNTTVKNTVNRNYITDDDNTLIEDIRSAKNEWLNVDSNFQYVCENEIIDYYTYMLKAAQIKYEYYLKKAKERGLKVKYRA
- a CDS encoding NUDIX hydrolase, with protein sequence MKETNAKEIYTREERIEFINSDFFYRMKHLVENDRKGEVVFCIIRPNGKIITITCEEYPKGIYRIPSGGIGYGEDIENAVFREVKEELGLEVEIIDYIGWLKIEFQYKDEKIKINEKVIFYSYLFILKEVGGMLLSGALDDEISEVREVDLKELADIVESLNNIEGKWRDWGKFRYVTSKAILDYLTNTRYG